One window of the Microvirga mediterraneensis genome contains the following:
- a CDS encoding universal stress protein encodes MFKTILVPVDLGEVDQAQPAIDKAVELANASGGSLRLIYVRAIVPVTYMEFMPPTFDDEQQGESEKKLAELAARVALPAERVSAVVRLGSVYNEVLDEAEKTGADLVVIGSHRPTMATYLLGSNAATIVRHAKCSVLVVRA; translated from the coding sequence ATGTTCAAGACGATCCTGGTTCCCGTCGATCTCGGAGAGGTCGATCAGGCGCAGCCCGCCATCGACAAGGCCGTCGAGCTCGCCAATGCGTCGGGCGGCTCCCTGCGCCTGATCTATGTGCGGGCCATCGTGCCCGTCACCTACATGGAGTTCATGCCGCCGACCTTCGACGACGAGCAGCAGGGCGAGTCGGAGAAGAAGCTGGCCGAGCTGGCAGCCAGGGTGGCCCTACCGGCCGAGCGCGTCTCCGCCGTCGTCCGGCTCGGCTCGGTCTACAACGAGGTCCTGGACGAGGCCGAGAAGACCGGCGCCGATCTCGTCGTCATCGGCTCCCACCGGCCGACCATGGCGACCTATCTCCTCGGCTCCAACGCCGCCACCATCGTGCGCCACGCCAAGTGCTCGGTGCTGGTGGTGCGGGCCTAA
- a CDS encoding 2Fe-2S iron-sulfur cluster-binding protein, whose amino-acid sequence MIKITFIDAEGTARTVEAEEGSTVMETAIRNGIPGIEAECGGACSCATCHVYVAEEWEAATGQPQPMEEDMLDFAYDVRPNSRLSCQIRVRPELDGLVVHTPTRQG is encoded by the coding sequence ATGATCAAGATCACGTTCATCGATGCCGAAGGTACAGCCCGCACCGTCGAGGCGGAGGAGGGCTCTACCGTGATGGAAACCGCCATCCGCAACGGCATCCCGGGCATCGAGGCGGAGTGCGGAGGGGCCTGCTCCTGTGCGACCTGTCACGTCTATGTCGCAGAGGAATGGGAAGCCGCGACCGGCCAGCCTCAGCCGATGGAAGAGGATATGCTCGACTTCGCCTACGATGTGCGCCCCAATTCCCGTCTCTCGTGCCAGATCCGCGTCCGGCCCGAACTCGACGGCCTCGTCGTTCACACGCCCACCCGTCAAGGCTGA